In Methylotenera sp. L2L1, the following proteins share a genomic window:
- a CDS encoding STAS domain-containing protein, with product MISFDSQENKWLVSGEILVDNANAVLVESAVLPMNDALQIDFSAVTNTDTSAISLIMEWQRRAATSNHKITFKSLPEGLGSLATLYGVADFIPLSV from the coding sequence ATGATTAGTTTCGATTCACAAGAAAACAAATGGCTAGTCTCTGGTGAGATATTGGTGGATAACGCCAATGCAGTGCTTGTTGAGAGTGCTGTTTTGCCGATGAATGATGCACTTCAGATTGACTTCTCAGCGGTTACCAATACAGATACGTCCGCTATTAGTTTGATTATGGAGTGGCAACGCAGAGCTGCTACTTCTAATCATAAAATCACATTTAAAAGCTTACCTGAAGGTCTTGGTAGTTTGGCTACCCTTTATGGGGTTGCTGACTTTATTCCATTGAGTGTTTAA
- a CDS encoding ABC transporter permease — translation MSDLKINTSLNSRSSWIGPWTLLKKELLRFWRVSFQTVAAPVITALLYLLIFSHVLDKHVQVYEGVAYTEFLIPGLIMMSVLQNAFANSSSSLIQSKVMGNIVFVLLTPLTHLQFFMAFLIAAIIRGLVVGLCIYLVAMWFVDLTVANPWMIIAFGLLGSALLGTFGIIAGIWADRFDQMAAFQNFIIMPLSFLSGVFYSIHSLPPFWQKVSHLNPFFYMIDGFRYGFFGKGDVSPVLSLLIVAASFLVLALITLKMLKSGYKLRS, via the coding sequence ATGAGTGATTTGAAAATAAATACTTCACTCAATAGTCGATCAAGCTGGATTGGCCCTTGGACTTTGCTGAAAAAAGAATTGCTACGATTTTGGCGCGTTTCTTTTCAAACAGTGGCGGCCCCAGTGATTACCGCGCTGTTGTATTTATTGATTTTTTCTCACGTGTTAGATAAGCACGTGCAGGTGTATGAAGGCGTTGCCTATACTGAGTTTCTCATTCCTGGCTTGATTATGATGTCTGTGCTGCAAAATGCATTTGCGAATAGTTCATCTAGCCTGATTCAATCGAAAGTCATGGGCAATATCGTATTTGTTTTACTAACCCCCCTGACACATTTGCAGTTTTTTATGGCGTTCCTAATTGCTGCAATTATTCGCGGATTAGTCGTGGGTTTGTGTATTTATCTTGTGGCCATGTGGTTTGTTGATTTAACGGTGGCTAATCCATGGATGATTATTGCATTTGGTTTGCTCGGTAGTGCGTTGCTCGGTACTTTTGGCATTATTGCGGGGATATGGGCAGATAGATTTGACCAGATGGCCGCCTTCCAGAATTTTATTATTATGCCGCTGTCATTCTTGTCCGGTGTTTTTTATTCAATTCATTCATTACCGCCATTTTGGCAAAAAGTATCGCATCTGAATCCATTTTTCTACATGATAGACGGGTTTAGGTATGGCTTCTTTGGTAAGGGTGATGTATCTCCGGTCCTCAGTTTGCTCATCGTGGCGGCGTCCTTCCTTGTGTTAGCACTGATCACATTAAAAATGTTAAAATCAGGCTATAAACTTAGGTCATAA
- a CDS encoding MlaC/ttg2D family ABC transporter substrate-binding protein: MKMFLKLVMNVAFITSMFVNASLAQAELTADELVKRTAEDVLSTIKSDKDIQAGNQQKIFALAEEKILPNFDFDRVCRMVLGKNWRAATPEQQAAFQKEFRTLLLRTYASALGKYKDQVIEYKPLRAEAGAKNVSVKTQILQPGGQPISVDYSLVKAENGWKVYDIVIESVSLVTNYRSQFSSEIRQNGIDSLNKKLADKNKASGV; encoded by the coding sequence ATGAAAATGTTTTTGAAATTAGTAATGAATGTTGCTTTCATTACCTCTATGTTTGTTAATGCTAGCTTGGCTCAGGCAGAGCTTACTGCAGATGAGTTAGTGAAGCGCACGGCTGAGGATGTGCTTAGCACAATCAAAAGTGATAAAGACATTCAAGCTGGCAATCAGCAAAAGATTTTTGCGCTGGCTGAAGAAAAGATCTTACCCAATTTCGACTTTGATCGCGTTTGCCGTATGGTGCTTGGCAAAAACTGGAGAGCAGCCACACCAGAGCAGCAAGCCGCTTTTCAGAAAGAGTTCCGTACTTTGCTGTTGCGTACGTATGCTTCTGCATTAGGTAAATATAAAGATCAAGTGATTGAGTACAAGCCTTTGCGTGCTGAAGCCGGTGCTAAAAATGTGAGCGTTAAAACACAGATTTTACAACCTGGTGGTCAGCCGATATCTGTTGATTACAGCCTAGTGAAAGCCGAGAATGGCTGGAAAGTGTATGATATTGTGATTGAGAGCGTGAGTTTGGTAACGAATTATCGTAGCCAGTTTAGTAGCGAAATTCGCCAGAACGGTATTGATAGCTTGAATAAAAAACTTGCGGATAAGAACAAAGCATCTGGCGTATGA
- the mlaD gene encoding outer membrane lipid asymmetry maintenance protein MlaD, whose product MDRTKIDLWVGIFVALGMAALLGLAMKVGNLTSSKIGETYNVSAAFENIGGLKPNAPVKSAGVVVGRVADIGFDAKTYEAIVTIKIDKRYAFPKDTFANIYTAGLLGEQYVGLEAGGEDDVLKNGDKITQTQDAIVLEKMISQFLYNKASETEADKGTANAASGESAAAKSTELGDAPF is encoded by the coding sequence GTGGATAGAACAAAAATAGATTTATGGGTAGGTATTTTTGTGGCGCTAGGCATGGCAGCATTGCTTGGTCTTGCCATGAAGGTCGGTAATTTAACTTCAAGTAAAATAGGCGAGACTTATAATGTGAGTGCTGCCTTCGAGAATATAGGCGGTTTGAAGCCAAATGCGCCTGTGAAGAGTGCTGGCGTAGTTGTTGGACGTGTTGCTGATATTGGCTTTGATGCTAAGACTTACGAGGCAATTGTGACCATTAAAATAGATAAGCGTTATGCGTTCCCAAAAGACACATTTGCCAATATTTATACAGCAGGCTTGCTGGGTGAGCAGTATGTTGGCTTGGAAGCTGGTGGTGAAGATGATGTGCTGAAGAATGGCGATAAAATCACACAGACGCAAGATGCGATTGTGTTAGAAAAAATGATTAGTCAGTTCTTGTATAACAAAGCTTCTGAAACCGAGGCTGATAAAGGTACAGCAAATGCTGCATCTGGAGAATCAGCAGCGGCTAAGTCAACCGAATTGGGTGATGCACCGTTTTAA
- a CDS encoding ABC transporter ATP-binding protein yields the protein MNHPAIHIHGVHKNFGALHALNGVDLTIEQGEFFALLGPNGAGKSTLINILAGLIAPSAGSISVMGFDVQQQYQQARQLLGVVPQELVFDPFFNVREMLRFQAGYFGLGRENDLWVDEILEGLGLADKAHTNMRKLSGGMKRRALIAQALAHKPPVIVLDEPTAGVDVELRQMLWEFIKKLNRDGHTIILTTHYLEEAETLCSRVGMMKQGKIVALDSTANLLNKFSGKHLRLTLGNVSLPQDVERLVRHVENGIYTFALTDMSQIELVLSSLRASGIKVIDMQLNEADLEDVFLSLVGNETVNHQSVSHAS from the coding sequence TTGAATCATCCCGCAATTCATATCCATGGCGTACATAAAAACTTTGGTGCGCTACATGCCTTAAATGGTGTTGATCTTACCATCGAGCAGGGTGAGTTCTTTGCCCTGCTTGGGCCTAATGGTGCAGGTAAATCTACCTTGATTAATATTCTTGCAGGTCTTATTGCACCCAGCGCCGGTAGCATCTCAGTGATGGGTTTTGATGTGCAGCAGCAATACCAGCAGGCGCGTCAGTTATTGGGCGTGGTGCCTCAAGAGTTGGTATTTGATCCTTTTTTTAATGTTCGAGAAATGTTACGTTTTCAAGCTGGCTATTTTGGCCTTGGGCGTGAAAATGATCTGTGGGTAGATGAGATATTAGAAGGGCTGGGTTTAGCAGATAAGGCGCATACTAATATGCGCAAGCTATCTGGTGGCATGAAGCGTCGTGCGCTTATCGCACAGGCGCTTGCCCATAAACCGCCTGTGATTGTGCTGGATGAACCTACCGCAGGTGTGGATGTTGAATTGCGCCAGATGCTTTGGGAGTTTATCAAAAAGCTAAACCGGGATGGTCACACCATTATCTTAACCACTCATTATTTAGAAGAGGCCGAAACGTTGTGCAGTCGTGTCGGTATGATGAAGCAAGGTAAGATAGTCGCATTAGATAGTACGGCTAATTTGCTTAATAAATTCTCAGGTAAACATTTGCGACTGACATTAGGTAATGTGAGCTTGCCGCAAGATGTGGAGCGTTTGGTGCGCCATGTTGAAAACGGTATTTATACCTTTGCTTTAACCGATATGAGTCAGATAGAGTTGGTACTTTCATCTTTACGCGCTAGCGGTATTAAGGTGATTGATATGCAGTTAAATGAAGCAGATCTGGAAGATGTGTTTTTATCGCTAGTCGGCAACGAGACCGTTAATCATCAATCAGTGAGTCATGCATCATGA